The following are from one region of the Capsicum annuum cultivar UCD-10X-F1 chromosome 1, UCD10Xv1.1, whole genome shotgun sequence genome:
- the LOC124899199 gene encoding AT-hook motif nuclear-localized protein 10-like, which produces MGGTNPQAAFTAPPHKGAPSAAGNSRNQLYALTNCQENIVSKIMTFLEQERSAVSILSGVGVLGKVTLQQSSTTGGIMTHEGKFDITSLSGSFVRSKSGITGFLNLSVTSPDGNNFGGVVAGKLRAFTPIQVTLRCFSPYVEKPESRAPSSTPPPNLLNFGLLVTKAASSSQVPQPTFEGQAMCNL; this is translated from the exons ATGGGGGGGACTAATCCCCAAGCTGCGTTCACGGCTCCTCCTcataagggtgccccttcagctgccggGAATAGTCGCAATcagttatatgctttgaccaactgCCAGGAG AACATTGTATCTAAGATAATGACTTTCTTAGAGCAAGAACGATCTGCAGTTTCTATACTATCAGGTGTTGGAGTCTTAGGTAAAGTCACCCTCCAGCAATCTTCAACCACTGGTGGCATTATGACACATGAG GGTAAATTTGACATCACCTCGTTATCGGGGTCATTTGTGCGGTCAAAAAGTGGCATAACAGGTTTTCTTAACCTGTCAGTGACTAGTCCAGATGGTAATAATTTCGGTGGTGTCGTTGCAGGAAAGCTCAGGGCTTTCACTCCGATACAG GTGACTTTGAGATGCTTCAGTCCGTACGTCGAAAAGCCTGAGTCCAGGGCTCCATCTTCAACTCCACCTCCCAATTTGCTAAATTTCGGTCTTCTAGTTACAAAGGCGGCCTCTAGCTCCCAAGTGCCTCAACCAACATTCGAGGGCCAAGCAATGTGTAATTTATGA